From a region of the Enterobacter cancerogenus genome:
- a CDS encoding MFS transporter: MTYSGKVDIQQVIDDSPFSRLHWVLIVLGFLVLAIDGFDTAAMGYIAPTLSTEWGIAKQDLGPVLSAALLGLSLGALIAGPVSDRIGRKRVLVFSCLFFGLSSLATAYAQSLNSLTIWRFFTGLGLGAAMPNAITLISEFAPQRCRSRAINTMYCGFPLGAAGGGAISSWLIPNHGWQSVLLAGAIAPLVLTVLLALLLPESVKYLVQRGKDVMQIKRIAARFAAAPLDAVTGFYLAEERATRKKGSVAQLFSMPWLPGTLMLWVTYFMGLVIYYVLLNWMPTLMLGMGYPLAESAWLTSLFTFGGTAGILLAGWMMDRWEAHKVVAGGFFITMVLILTLGLEHNHIVLFGGLIFLMGITMNGAQSGMQTLAATFYPTDCRATGIAWMQGIGRFGGVAGTMTSAQLLSLQWHADSILMFLSLPALLAAAATVFKMLRCRSQDPGIA, translated from the coding sequence ATGACGTATTCAGGCAAGGTGGATATCCAGCAGGTGATTGATGACAGCCCCTTTTCCCGGCTCCACTGGGTGCTGATTGTTCTGGGGTTTCTGGTCCTGGCAATAGACGGCTTTGATACCGCCGCGATGGGCTATATCGCCCCGACGCTCTCGACGGAGTGGGGGATCGCTAAACAGGATCTTGGCCCCGTGCTGAGTGCCGCCCTGCTGGGTTTGTCGCTGGGGGCACTCATTGCCGGGCCGGTTTCCGATCGCATTGGCCGCAAGCGCGTGCTGGTCTTCTCCTGCCTCTTTTTCGGCCTCTCGAGCCTGGCAACGGCCTACGCCCAGAGCCTTAACTCGCTGACGATCTGGCGGTTTTTCACCGGCCTTGGCCTGGGCGCGGCGATGCCGAACGCCATTACGCTGATTTCGGAGTTTGCGCCGCAGCGCTGCCGTTCCCGGGCCATTAATACCATGTACTGTGGGTTTCCTCTGGGCGCGGCAGGCGGCGGAGCCATTTCGTCCTGGCTAATCCCGAACCACGGCTGGCAAAGCGTACTGTTGGCCGGGGCGATTGCCCCCCTGGTGCTCACCGTGCTGCTGGCGCTGCTGTTGCCGGAATCGGTGAAGTATCTGGTGCAGCGTGGTAAAGACGTTATGCAGATCAAGCGCATTGCCGCTCGCTTCGCCGCCGCGCCGCTCGACGCGGTAACGGGTTTTTATCTGGCGGAGGAGCGCGCCACGCGCAAAAAAGGCAGCGTCGCGCAACTCTTCTCAATGCCCTGGCTTCCCGGCACGCTGATGCTGTGGGTCACCTATTTCATGGGCCTGGTAATTTATTACGTGCTGCTGAACTGGATGCCGACGCTGATGCTCGGCATGGGCTACCCGCTGGCGGAATCCGCCTGGCTCACCTCGCTCTTTACCTTCGGCGGCACCGCCGGGATCCTGCTGGCAGGCTGGATGATGGATCGCTGGGAAGCGCACAAGGTGGTGGCGGGCGGGTTCTTCATCACCATGGTGTTAATTCTTACGCTGGGGCTGGAGCACAACCACATCGTGCTGTTTGGCGGGCTTATTTTCCTGATGGGGATCACCATGAACGGCGCGCAATCCGGGATGCAGACGCTGGCCGCCACGTTTTATCCCACCGATTGCCGTGCAACCGGCATCGCATGGATGCAGGGGATAGGCCGGTTCGGCGGCGTGGCGGGCACGATGACCAGCGCGCAGCTGCTCTCGTTGCAGTGGCACGCGGACAGCATCCTGATGTTCCTGAGCCTGCCCGCGCTGCTGGCCGCCGCGGCTACGGTCTTTAAAATGCTGCGCTGCCGGTCGCAGGATCCCGGCATCGCGTAA